A genomic window from Archocentrus centrarchus isolate MPI-CPG fArcCen1 chromosome 2, fArcCen1, whole genome shotgun sequence includes:
- the lig4 gene encoding DNA ligase 4, giving the protein MGEAFTTIFVFLEDISKRDFTMDSTSKKDASSQPSVASQVPFLHLCTTLEKIQKSKARPDKSKILGDFIESWRKFHSALHKDNLKTTDSFYPAMRLIVPPFERERMAYGIKESMLAKLYIDVLGLPKNGPEANKLLNYRAPTTSQGEAGDFAGMAYFVLKKRCTNQGNLSIKEVNDFLDSVAINNASKQKDLVKKSLLHLITQSSALEQKWLIRMILKDMKLGISKETVLQVFHPDAAELYNVNTDLNKVCQQLHNPAVSLSEVSIGLFSAFKPMLAAVANIRSVEKQMGNSPFYIETKLDGERIQLHKDGDVYKYFSRNAFEYTQQFGGSPLEGSLTPYIHNVFKSHVVNCILDGEMMAYNPTADTFMQKGSKFDIKRLMDDSELQTCFCVFDVLLINDQKLGKETLKKRHEILQTIFTPLKGRMHVVPKTEARTMQEVVKALNDAIDNREEGIMVKDPLSIYKPDKRGEGWLKIKPEYVDGLMDELDLLIVGGYWGKGRRGGMMSHFLCAVAEAPKPGEKPSVFHTLCRIGSGYTMKELYELGLKLAKHWKVYRKNDPPASILCGTEKPEVYIEPCNSVIIQVKAAEIVGSDMYKTNCTLRFPRIEKIRDDKEWHQCMTLAELDQFRSKASGKLASRHLHIGNEEPQKKKRKLPVKPKKVIGIIDHFKPQDLSGVTKETDMFEDVEFCILNGTEDHPKSELEKGVARCGGIVVQNPGRETYCVIAGVENMRVKNLISSNQHDIVWATWLLECLDQKEVVPWQPRHMIHMSPSTREHFAKEYDSYGDSYFVDTDEQQLKEVFSRISSADASKAVNVAQVEERCGWDDLPTSMFRPFTAYMDSFADIGEPKSAISASCLDIRALEFCYHGGTVVQKLKEGVSHVIIAEETRLLDLRTLRRCFRKKFKIVKETWVTDSIRAGYVMNDTDYLA; this is encoded by the exons ATGGGAGAAGCTTTTAccaccatttttgtttttcttgaggATATAAGCAAACGCG ATTTCACCATGGACAGCACTTCTAAAAAGGATGCTTCCAGTCAGCCATCTGTTGCTTCGCAGGTTCCTTTCCTTCACTTGTGTACCACGCTAGAGAAAATTCAGAAGTCCAAAGCCCGTCCAGATAAATCCAAGATCCTTGGGGATTTCATTGAGTCATGGCGGAAATTTCATTCTGCCCTTCACAAAGATAACCTCAAAACTACAGACTCTTTCTATCCTGCCATGCGCCTCATAGTTCCCCCTTTTGAACGAGAGCGAATGGCATATGGCATCAAAGAGAGCATGCTAGCTAAACTGTACATTGATGTATTAGGTCTCCCAAAGAATGGCCCAGAGGCCAATAAGCTGTTGAATTACCGCGCTCCAACCACATCCCAAGGAGAAGCTGGAGACTTTGCTGGCATGGCGTATTTTGTGCTGAAAAAACGATGCACCAACCAAGGAAACCTCAGCATTAAAGAGGTCAATGACTTTCTGGACTCAGTGGCCATCAACAACGCTAGCAAGCAGAAGGATCTTGTAAAAAAGAGTCTGCTGCACCTCATCACCCAGAGCTCAGCTCTCGAGCAAAAGTGGCTCATCAGAATGATTCTGAAGGACATGAAGCTCGGGATCAGCAAAGAAACCGTTCTCCAAGTCTTCCACCCGGATGCTGCCGAGCTCTATAACGTCAACACAGATTTGAACAAGGTGTGCCAGCAGCTCCACAATCCTGCTGTGTCTTTAAGCGAAGTCTCTATTGgtcttttttctgctttcaaaCCTATGTTGGCAGCTGTGGCTAACATCCGCAGCGTGGAAAAACAGATGGGAAACAGCCCCTTTTACATCGAGACCAAGCTGGATGGGGAGCGCATTCAGCTGCACAAAGATGGCGATGTGTACAAGTACTTCAGCCGAAATGCTTTTGAGTACACGCAGCAGTTTGGAGGATCCCCATTAGAAGGATCACTGACTCCTTATATCCAcaatgtttttaaaagccacGTTGTGAACTGCATCCTCGACGGTGAGATGATGGCGTACAACCCAACAGCAGACACCTTCATGCAGAAAGGAAGCAAATTTGACATCAAGAGGCTGATGGACGACTCCGAGTTGCAGAcatgcttttgtgtgtttgacgtACTTTTAATCAATGATCAGAAGCTTGGCAAAGAAACTCTCAAGAAGCGGCACGAGATCCTTCAGACAATTTTCACCCCACTCAAGGGAAGGATGCATGTGGTGCCAAAGACCGAAGCTAGAACCATGCAGGAGGTGGTGAAAGCGCTCAATGATGCCATTGACAACAGAGAGGAGGGGATCATGGTGAAGGATCCTTTATCCATCTACAAACCTGACAAGCGGGGGGAAGGCTGGCTGAAGATAAAGCCAGAATATGTGGATGGCTTGATGGATGAGCTTGACCTGCTGATTGTTGGTGGCTACTGGGGGAAAGGTAGAAGGGGTGGCATGATGTCCCATTTCTTGTGTGCCGTGGCCGAAGCTCCAAAGCCTGGTGAGAAACCTTCAGTTTTCCACACCCTCTGCCGCATTGGCTCTGGCTACACCATGAAAGAATTGTATGAACTTGGTTTAAAACTCGCCAAACACTGGAAGGTCTACCGGAAAAACGACCCACCGGCATCCATCCTGTGTGGAACAGAGAAACCAGAAGTCTATATCGAACCCTGCAACTCGGTTATCATCCAAGTTAAGGCAGCTGAGATAGTTGGAAGCGACATGTATAAAACCAATTGCACTCTGCGCTTCCCCAGGATCGAGAAGATTCGAGACGATAAAGAGTGGCACCAGTGCATGACACTGGCAGAGCTGGATCAGTTCCGCAGCAAGGCATCTGGAAAACTCGCCTCTCGGCACCTTCACATCGGCAACGAAGAACCACAAAAGAAGAAGCGCAAGCTGCCAGTCAAACCCAAGAAGGTGATCGGCATCATTGACCACTTTAAGCCCCAGGACCTTTCTGGGGTGACCAAGGAAACAGATATGTTTGAGGATGTGGAGTTCTGCATCCTGAATGGCACTGAAGATCATCCCAAGTCTGAACTGGAAAAGGGTGTGGCCAG GTGTGGAGGTATTGTGGTTCAGAACCCTGGGCGTGAGACCTACTGCGTGATTGCTGGTGTGGAGAACATGCGCGTGAAGAACCTGATTTCATCCAACCAGCATGACATAGTTTGGGCCACCTGGCTGCTGGAGTGCCTGGACCAGAAGGAGGTGGTTCCATGGCAACCCCGCCACATGATCCACATGTCGCCCTCCACCAGGGAGCACTTCGCCAAGGAGTACGACAGCTATGGCGACAGCTACTTTGTTGACACAGacgagcagcagctgaaggaggTGTTCAGCAGGATCAGCAGTGCAGACGCGTCAAAGGCTGTGAACGTTGCACAGGTCGAGGAGCGCTGCGGTTGGGATGACCTTCCAACCAGCATGTTTAGACCGTTCACAGCTTATATGGACAGTTTTGCTGACATAGGAGAACCCAAAAGTGCCATATCTGCCAGCTGCCTGGACATCAGGGCACTGGAGTTTTGCTACCATGGAGGAACAGTGGTGCAAAAGCTGAAGGAAGGAGTTTCACATGTTATTATCGCAGAGGAAACAAGACTTCTGGATTTGAGGACTCTGAGGCGCTGCTTTAGGAAGAAGTTTAAGATAGTAAAAGAGACATGGGTGACTGATTCAATCAGAGCAGGGTATGTGATGAATGATACTGACTACTTGGCTTGA